A single genomic interval of Oryctolagus cuniculus chromosome 19, mOryCun1.1, whole genome shotgun sequence harbors:
- the LOC127486689 gene encoding nuclear factor 1 C-type isoform X2 produces the protein MDKSPFNSPSPQDSLRLCSFTQQNWPVIAVHSGIIRSPNPSSALHFPTTSILQQMASTYFPHTAIRYPPHLNPQDPLKDLMSLACDPASRQPGSVLQRL, from the exons ATGGACAAGTCGCCATTCAACAGCCCCTCGCCGCAGGACTCGCTGCGCCTGTGCAGCTTCACGCAGCAAAACTGGCCCGTGATCGCGGTGCACAGCG GCATCATCCGGAGTCCGAACCCGTCCTCCGCCCTGCACTTCCCCACCACGTCCATCCTGCAGCAGATGGCGTCCACCTACTTCCCGCACACGGCCATCCGCTACCCGCCGCATCTCAACCCTCAGGACCCGCTCAAAGATCTCATGTCGCTGGCCTGCGACCCGGCCAGCCGGCAGCCTGGATCG
- the LOC127486689 gene encoding nuclear factor 1 C-type isoform X1, translating into MDKSPFNSPSPQDSLRLCSFTQQNWPVIAVHSGIIRSPNPSSALHFPTTSILQQMASTYFPHTAIRYPPHLNPQDPLKDLMSLACDPASRQPGSDIFNENHISL; encoded by the exons ATGGACAAGTCGCCATTCAACAGCCCCTCGCCGCAGGACTCGCTGCGCCTGTGCAGCTTCACGCAGCAAAACTGGCCCGTGATCGCGGTGCACAGCG GCATCATCCGGAGTCCGAACCCGTCCTCCGCCCTGCACTTCCCCACCACGTCCATCCTGCAGCAGATGGCGTCCACCTACTTCCCGCACACGGCCATCCGCTACCCGCCGCATCTCAACCCTCAGGACCCGCTCAAAGATCTCATGTCGCTGGCCTGCGACCCGGCCAGCCGGCAGCCTGGATCG